GTAAGAGAATTCGTGCCCGCCGATTATTTCACGTGCGAGCGACGACAGCAATTCTTCCGTGAGTGCCATCAGATCTTCGTACGTGGCATAAGCCTGATAGAACTCCAGCATCGTGAACTCAGGATTGTGCTGCGTGGAAATCCCTTCATTCCGGAAATTGCGGTTTATTTCAAATACTCGATCGAATCCGCCGACCAGCAGCCGTTTTAGATACAACTCAGGCGCAATACGCAAATACAGTTTTCGGCCCAGGGCGTGATGAAATGTCTCAAACGGTTTTGCCGTGGCGCCGCCGGGAATCGCCTGCATCATAGGTGTTTCAACTTCCAGGAACTCCCGTTCTACCAGAAAACGCCGTATGTACGAAATAATCCTCGACCGGGTTCTGACGACATCTCGAGCAGCAGTATTCACGATGAGATCCAAATACCGTTGTCGATACCGGATCTCCACATCCGAAAGTCCGTGCCACTTCTCGGGAAGCGGTCTCAATGATTTGGAAAGTATTGCGAAATCATCGGTAAAGATACTCAGTTCACCGGTTCGTGTTCTGAAAGGTCGACCGACGGTTCCGATGATGTCACCGACATCAAGCTTCTTCAGCATCTTATACTTGTCGGTTCCGACATGATCTCGCGACGCATATGCCTGGAAATCGCCCGCAGCGTCTCTGAGTCTCAAGAAGGCGGCTTTTCCCAAAAGACGGATCGCCATGATGCGACCGACCATTTTGACGGGATCGGCGGACTCTTCCAGTTCTTCCACGTGAGCAAAATTCGATTTGAATACCGAGGAATTGATATTGGGAACAAAGCCCACGGAATACGCAGGTATTCCCAGATCCTGAAGCTCCTGGACTTTTTGTATCCTGACCTCGGTTAATGAGGACACCTGAGTTTTTTTTGTATCTGTAGAATGTTCCTGCAAGCCCTGAACTCTCCGGAGAATTTCTTAAAATCAGACCGGGGTTTTATCTTTTCCCTCTGAAAAAGTCAAGTCGAATGCCCTTCAGAGACCTGAATCTCCTAGTGAAAATCGTTGGTGCCAGCAGAGGAAAAGAGGGGATATCAGTATGAACCCGAGCCACAGGCAAGCGGGTAAAGAAAATGAGAGGTCTCTCGACCTCTCATTTTCATGAACAGAATACTGCTAGTCCTTCGTACCGGAAATAACTCCGGCCATGGAAAACACCGGCAGATACATGGCAATAACCATGCCACCGCACACTCCGCCGAGAAAAACAATCATGAGCGGTTCCATCATCTGGGTGAGACCTTCCACAGCGACGTCCACTTCCTCATCGTAGAATTCCGATATCTTTGCGAGCATGGCATCGAGGGCACCGGTAGCCTCGCCAACGGCAATCATCCTCACCACCATGCCCGGAAACACCCCGGTTTCCATGAGAGGCTCCGCTATGGTTCGGCCTTCCGAGATGGCAGTTCGAGTATTCATGATGGCATTTTCGATGATCACATTACCTGCAGTTTTCGCGGTGATCTCGAGAGCGTCCAGAATGGGAACACCACTGGAAATCATTGTCCCGAGAGTCGCGCAGAACCGGGCAACAGCGACTTTTCGCAGAAGAATACCTATCACTGGTGTCTTCAGGGCGAACCTGTCAATCAGGTATCTGCCTTGCTTGGTATTGTAGAATTTCCTCACCGCAAAAACGGCTATTCCTATGAGCACAAGAATGTGAACAATGTATCTTTGCACAAATTCACTCATATGCAAAACCAACAGTGTCGGTCCGGGAAGCTTTTCCCCTGCACCCTCGAACATTTCCTTGAAAACGGGGACGACGAATACCAGAAGAACACCCACAACACTCACAGCGATGATAAGAACGATGGCCGGGTAAATCATTGCACTCTTGACTTTGCGTTTGAGTGCTTCGGCCTTCTCCAGGAACACGGAAAGTCTTCTGAGAATCGTGTCCAGAATACCGCCTGTTTCACCGGCATGCACGAGGTTCACGAATAGCTGGTCAAAGACTTTCGGGTGTGCCTTCAAACCTTCGGCAAACGTGCTTCCTCCTTCGACGCTGGTTTTCACAGCAGTGAGAATCTTCTTGAATGTCTTGTTCTCCTGCTGACTCGCAAGAATCTCGAGACACTGCACCAGAGGGAGTCCAGCGTCGATCATAGTCGCGAACTGCCGTGTAAAAATGACGACGTCTTTAGTAGAGACTTTAGGCTGGAAGAATTCGATATTTTCCAGTAGATCTTTAGGCTTTTTCTTTACCTTGATGTCGGTGTAGTTCATCTTCTGAAGCTTCGTGATTACTACCGACTCATTCACCTCATTCATTTCACCATCGGTATAATTTCCGGCCTGTGTTTTGGCCTTCCATATATATTCAGGCATGAATTTTCCTCCTGAGCACTCTTACTGAAAACGCGTCCATCTCACCCGGGTCTGATGATCTTCTTGGGTGCAGCCTTTGGCAGGCCGGACATCATCTGTTTGAGTTCGTCTGTATCGGGAGACCTGGCCATTGCATCGTCAAACGAGATTATTCTCCTTTGATAAAGCATCAGAAGCGACTGATTCATAGTCTGCATTCCAGATTTCGCCTGACCGACTTGAATCTGAGAATAAATCTGGTGGACTTTATCTTCACGAATGAGATTCCGGATAGCAGCATTCGGAACCATGATTTCCAGGGAAAGCGTGCGGCCCCGACCGTCGAGTGTCGGTATCAGAGTTTGACACATTACCCCTTCAAGAACGAAGCTGAGTTGTGCCCGAACCTGCGGCTGCTGATGCGCGGGAAAGACGTCGATAATTCGGTTTATCGTCTGCACACACGAGTTCGTATGGAGAGTTCCGAATGTCAGGTGGCCCGTTTCGGAAACGGTCAACGCAGCCTCGATAGTCTCCAGGTCTCTCATTTCTCCGATGAGCACGACGTCAGGATCCTGGCGGAGAATCGACCGAAGCGCCGCATGAAAGCTCTTGGTATCCTGGTGAACCTCCCGCTGATTCACGATGCAAGACTTGTGTTGATGGGTAAATTCGATGGGATCTTCAATGGTGACGATGTGCTCGCGACGGTCACTGTTTATCTTATCGATCATGGCAGCCAGAGTGGTCGATTTACCGGAGCCCGTCGGCCCGGTCACCAGAACGAGTCCCCGTGGTTTCGCGCACAGATCGTTCACAATAGGCGGTAATCCCAGTTCCTGAAAAGAACGAATCTGGTAGGGAATAAGCCTGAATGCTCCTGCCAGCGCCCCACGCTGCATAAATATGTTCGCTCTGAACCGGCTCAGACCTCGAACTCCAAAGGAGAGGTCAAGCTCCTGGTTCTCTTCGAATCGATGTTTTTGGACATCCGTGAGAATACTGTAGCAAAGCTGCCTGGTTTCCTGAGGTTTCAGCGGCGGATATTCGAGAGGAACGAGTTCACCACGAACTCGGATCATAGGCGGGACACCTGGTGTCACGTGGAGGTCTGAAGCGCCTCGCTCAACCATTTCCTTCAAAAAATCATGGAGACTTGCCAAAATTCATTCCTTTCGGAAATTATTCGTCAGCCAACTGTCCAAGATGTAGCGGACAGTGCGAAGATTCGTCTGCTCCCGGGCACCTGAAACACGCTCGGCACTGCACTATCAGTCAGGCATTGTCACCCGGGCCACCTCATTTATGGTGGTGACACCTTCCTTCAGCTTGTTCACCCCCGCCATGCGCAGGGTATCCATCCCCAGTCGGATTGCCTCTCTCTTGAGTTCCAACGCGGAAGCTCCGGCCAGGATGAGTTCCTTAAGTTCGTCGGTAATGGGCATAACCTCGTACAGAGCGACTCTCCCCTTAAACCCGGTATTGGCGCACATTGCGCAACCGGTCCCCTGGTAAATGGGAAAAGTGCCTATGTCTTCCATTTTCACACCGAGGTCTCGCAGCGCCTCTGCCGGAGGATCTATTTCCATTTTGCACTGGCTGCATATTCTTCTTGCAAGCCTCTGGGCAACGATGGCATTGACTGAGCTCGCCACCAAGAAAGGTTCGACACCCATGTTGAGCAGTCGGTTGATGGTCTGCGGCGCATCGTTCGTGTGTAGAGTCGAGAGCACAAGGTGGCCTGTTAGAGCGGCTTTAACGGCAATTTCAGCGGTTTCGAAGTCCCGGATCTCTCCGACCATGATAATGTCCGGGTCCTGCCTGAGGAAGGATCTCAGGGATGAAGCAAAGGTGAGCCCTATCTCTTCATGCATCTGGACCTGGTTGATCCCGTGCAGGTTGAACTCGACCGGATCTTCCGCAGTCGAGACGTTTACATCCGGAGAGTTCAGTTCGGACAGTGCGCTGTACAATGTGGTTGTTTTTCCGGAACCTGTAGGTCCCGTGACCAGCACCATACCAAAAGGTTTATGGATAGCTTCCTTGAAATTCCTCAGAGGCTTTTCTTCAAATCCGAGTTTGGTCATATCCAATTGCAGATTGGATTTATCCAGGAGCCGCATGACCACTTTTTCCCCGAAAAGCGTGGGAAGCACGGACACGCGGAAATCCATATCCCGGCCTTTGCCCAGTTTCAGCTTGATTCGGCCGTCCTGGGGCAATCGCCTTTCGGCAATGTCCAGGCGGGCCATGATCTTGATGCGGCTGACCATGGGATTCTTGAGCTTCATAGGAGGCTTGACGATCTCGTACAGAGATCCGTCAATACGCAATCGCACTCTGAGAACTTTTTCATATGGTTCGACGTGTATATCGCTTGCCCGCTTGTTAATTGCCTCTCGAAGGATATAGTTGACCAATTTGACAACCGGTGCCTCTTCGGCCATTTTGGCGGCATCGTTTGCATCTAATTCGGCGATTTCCCCAACCGCTTCCAGATCTTCGTCGTCGAACCCTTCCAGCACATTCTCGGTCTGCAGTCCCGCATCGTAAAACGCATCCAGCGATTTCTTGATCTGAGACTCTGTGGCGATACTGACTTCGATAGACATGTTCGTCATGAACTTGATGTCATCGATGGCATTCAAGTCCGTTGGATCCGCCATCGCCACATATAATGTCGAGTTAACTTGGCTGTACGGAATCGCCATATACTTTTGGGCTTTTTCCGCAGCAATTAGTTTAACCGCATCGGTATCTACATCAATTTCATCAAGAGAAACGGTAGGAAGACCAAGTTGGCGAGAGAGAAATTCTACAACGTCGTCTTCATCGACCAGGTCGAGCTTAATAAGTGCCGAGTAAATTTTTCCGCCCTGATTGCGCTGGTAATCTGTGGCTCGCTCGAGCTTTTCCTCATCTATAATACCTGCGCGCAGCAGCATTTCTCCAATACGATCTTTCATGGCGAGATTTCTTTACGTTTCCTTAACTGTTGCCGAATTTGAGAGAAACATCTTTCAGCCGATGGTGCATATTACCGCGTTCAAGATCTTTTTTCCAAAGAAAAAATCTTCTTGTGATTTCGCATAGCCCGCGAGATAATTTCGTCCCACACACCATGATTTGGAGAACGAAAAATTGCCTTCAACAGTTTATTTTACGGATTTGACCGCTAGCTGGAAAAAGAGTGTTCCGGCAAAAGTGACCGAGCTATTCGAGATGCTCGATCCTTCACACATTTTTCAGACTAAGGAACTCATAGCAGTTAAGCTTCATTTTGGCGAATCCGGTAATACTGCGCACATTCGGCCTCAATATGTACGAAAAGTGATTGATAGACTGAAAGAGCTTGGTACGAAACCCTTTCTTACCGATACAAACACATTGTACGTAGGATCGCGTACGGAAGCGTACTCCCATTTGGTGACTGCATTCGAAAACGGTTTCAACCGGGAAGTCACCGGTGCGCCGGCAATTATTGCAGATGGCCTCAGGGGTAATAATCAGGTCGTTGTCCGTGCAGACGGACATCATTTTCAGGAGTACCATATTGCTGCTGATATTTGTCACGCTGACGGACTTGTGGTTCTGACACATTTCAAGGGTCATGAGCTGTCGTCATTCGGTGGTGCCATAAAGAATATCGGTATGGGATGTGCCTCCCGAGAGGGCAAGCTCTCTCAACATTCCAACATTTCCCCCAAAGTGGCCCCGAAGAAATGCATCGGGTGCGAAGAATGTGTTGACTGGTGCCGAGGTGGGGCTATCAGCATACGGAGAGAGGGTCCACAGAAAAAAGCGTTCATCAATCCGGAGAGTTGCGTGGGTTGCGCCGAATGTATCCTGACGTGCGCCCAGGGAGCGATCCAGGTTCAGTGGAATGAATCTATACCCGTGTTCATGGAAAAAATGGTGGAGTACGCAGCAGCGGTGCTCAAGGAAAAACGTGACAAATCGGTATTTGTGACCTTCATCACAGACGTGTCTCCATTGTGCGATTGTACCCCGTTTTCCGACAGACCGATTGTGCCAGGGCTGGGCATTCTTGCTTCTCGAGATCCTGTGGCAATCGATCAGGCCGCTGTCGATCTGATTAATGCAGCGCCCGGCAATCCCATTTCGAATCTTCAGGGAGCATTTCAACCTGGAGAAGATAAATTCAAATCGCTCTTTCCGGACATAGAATGGTCACACCAGCTCGAATACGCCGAACAGATGGGGCTCGGAACCAGGGATTACGAGATGAAGACAGTGGGTTAGATGATGTGAAACTGCAACTGTCTCGAGGATGCGCTGCCATGCGCAATGCACCTTGCATCTCTGCCGAGCTGAACTGGTCCATTTGTTATGAAAAATGTGCCGGCACGGAGGCACGGCACCCACCGATTTTCGGGAAACGCTTTTCATTATCGGACAGAAATGATGACATCTGCTACAGACCGACGCATTACAAACGTTCCAGGTAAGTTCTGTCGACCTCTTTTCAGTGAGAACAGCTATTTATCATGGGAAATATAAACCGTCTGCAAGGCAATCTTAAGATACCCGATACCTTATGAATAACTACTAAAGTGCTGCCTTGACAGAATACTCTGATTCATATAAAATCTCGTTTGAAAAACTGTAATTTTTCGATTTCTCTTTTATAGCAACCGTACTCTCTCCCAAGAATCGTGGAGGACGAAAATGATACGTGTGGGAACGCTCTTGATACTGATAATTGCATTTCAGGGGGTCGCTTTCGGGCAAGGCTTATTGGATTCGGTTCTTGGTCCCGGAGGACTGGGAATCTGGGGCGGGAACTCCGGGAGTCAGTTCAATCCCCAGGCTCAGTATGGAGCACCCCAGATGCCTCAGCAGCCTTATCAGCAGCCGGGGCAGGCAATGCCCGGACAGCCGCAGGGGTATCAGCCCTACTACAACCAGCAGGGCGTGTACTCTGATTGGCACACGCAACAACCTGCCATGCAGGCTCCGCAAGAGCAGTACGGAATGCCTCAGGAAACCGTCACTGAACAACAATACGGGGGGCAGCCTCAGTATCAACAATATCCGCAACAACCCTATCAGCAGCAATATGCAGCACCGCAGCAGCAGCAGTACGCACCGCCTGCGCAACCTGCTCAGCGACGTGGGCAGCCCTTGCGACCCGGTCAATATGCACCGGATAGGAATCCTGCTGCACCTGGTCCTATTACGGCCGATGACTTGCCGTCCGGAGCCGTAAGAATTACCACGACAACTCCCGACGGAACCACCATACAGTACTATCCTCCCACGGGTGAGGTTGACGAAGCCCCGCAGGTACGACCGCGGCCCCGACGGCAGGCACCGAAACCTGCCCGTGAGCGGCAGATTCAGCAACAAACCGACCAGACAAGTACAGTTCAACAGGGCAATATCGCCATGCCTCGACCGGTACAGATCCCTCAGGGACAAGATCCTCGTCAAGGATGGGGATCGGCTGTCGATAGGGCCCCATCACCAAGATGAGTGCGGAAGGCGACTGCAGGGCAGCGTATATCTTCCCTGCAGTCATTTTTATGCCGGAATGGTACCAGTCAATCATCCTGCCCCTCCTCCGGTCACTCTTGACGAGTCAGCCTGTGTGATATAGCTTTAGTAAGATTTCTCCCCTCATCTCCTGGAGACAATACAATGGATGACTTATCGTCCAAACGCGAGGCTTGCGGTATTTTCGGAGTCTACGGAGCCGAAAACCCGGCCGACCTCATATATTTGGGACTCTACGCACTTCAGCATCGCGGCCAGGAATCAGCCGGAATTGTAGTGAGCGACGGCACCTCTGTGGTGGCGCACAAAGGAATGGGATTGGCCCCTGATGTGTTCAAGAATGGCTTACCAGCTAATATGAAAGGACATCTTGGCATTGGGCACGTTCGGTATTCCACAACCGGCAGTTCCATGCTCAAGAATGCACAACCTTTTCTCGTAGAGCAAATCGACCGAGCCTTCGCCCTCGGGCATAACGGCAATATCGTCAACATTTCAGAATTGCGACGAAAACTGGAAGCTCGCGGAGCAATCTTTCAGACATCCACCGATTCCGAACTCATAGCGCACCTTGTTCTCCATAAGAAGGGCTCTCTGGAGGAGCGACTCATCAAAGCGTTCGATGAGCTCAAAGGTGCGTGGTCGCTGGTGATGCTGACACCGGACGCCATCCTCGCGGCACGGGATCCATTCGGTTTCCGCCCGCTCTGTATCGGACGCAAGGGCGATGCAATCATTTTTGCATCCGAGACCTGTGCGCTGGATATTATTGACGCGGAGTACATTCGTGATGTTGAACCGGGCGAACTGGTGATTGCCGATCACAACGGAATACGATCGATTCAAGGGCCGCGACGATCCCATTCGGCCATGTGCATATTCGAGTATATTTACTTCTCCAGGCCGGATTCCATGATTTTCGAGCACGGCGTCTACCAGGTCCGAAAGCAGTTGGGACTTCA
The sequence above is a segment of the Desulfomonile tiedjei DSM 6799 genome. Coding sequences within it:
- the lysS gene encoding lysine--tRNA ligase — protein: MQEHSTDTKKTQVSSLTEVRIQKVQELQDLGIPAYSVGFVPNINSSVFKSNFAHVEELEESADPVKMVGRIMAIRLLGKAAFLRLRDAAGDFQAYASRDHVGTDKYKMLKKLDVGDIIGTVGRPFRTRTGELSIFTDDFAILSKSLRPLPEKWHGLSDVEIRYRQRYLDLIVNTAARDVVRTRSRIISYIRRFLVEREFLEVETPMMQAIPGGATAKPFETFHHALGRKLYLRIAPELYLKRLLVGGFDRVFEINRNFRNEGISTQHNPEFTMLEFYQAYATYEDLMALTEELLSSLAREIIGGHEFSYGERTVNLAPPWERITVKEALLKYGGFSVEDIEDRNALFIKAVELGLEVNKDEGIGKLWMALFDELVEDKLWGPIFVHKYPVEVSPLARRNDEDPTVTDRFELYICGRELANAFTELTDPLDQRGRFEEQVRARAAGDEEAHFLDEDFLRALEYGMPPAAGEGIGIDRLVMLLTDSQSIRDVILFPHMRPEKGIG
- a CDS encoding type II secretion system F family protein: MPEYIWKAKTQAGNYTDGEMNEVNESVVITKLQKMNYTDIKVKKKPKDLLENIEFFQPKVSTKDVVIFTRQFATMIDAGLPLVQCLEILASQQENKTFKKILTAVKTSVEGGSTFAEGLKAHPKVFDQLFVNLVHAGETGGILDTILRRLSVFLEKAEALKRKVKSAMIYPAIVLIIAVSVVGVLLVFVVPVFKEMFEGAGEKLPGPTLLVLHMSEFVQRYIVHILVLIGIAVFAVRKFYNTKQGRYLIDRFALKTPVIGILLRKVAVARFCATLGTMISSGVPILDALEITAKTAGNVIIENAIMNTRTAISEGRTIAEPLMETGVFPGMVVRMIAVGEATGALDAMLAKISEFYDEEVDVAVEGLTQMMEPLMIVFLGGVCGGMVIAMYLPVFSMAGVISGTKD
- a CDS encoding type IV pilus twitching motility protein PilT, translated to MASLHDFLKEMVERGASDLHVTPGVPPMIRVRGELVPLEYPPLKPQETRQLCYSILTDVQKHRFEENQELDLSFGVRGLSRFRANIFMQRGALAGAFRLIPYQIRSFQELGLPPIVNDLCAKPRGLVLVTGPTGSGKSTTLAAMIDKINSDRREHIVTIEDPIEFTHQHKSCIVNQREVHQDTKSFHAALRSILRQDPDVVLIGEMRDLETIEAALTVSETGHLTFGTLHTNSCVQTINRIIDVFPAHQQPQVRAQLSFVLEGVMCQTLIPTLDGRGRTLSLEIMVPNAAIRNLIREDKVHQIYSQIQVGQAKSGMQTMNQSLLMLYQRRIISFDDAMARSPDTDELKQMMSGLPKAAPKKIIRPG
- the pilB gene encoding type IV-A pilus assembly ATPase PilB, yielding MKDRIGEMLLRAGIIDEEKLERATDYQRNQGGKIYSALIKLDLVDEDDVVEFLSRQLGLPTVSLDEIDVDTDAVKLIAAEKAQKYMAIPYSQVNSTLYVAMADPTDLNAIDDIKFMTNMSIEVSIATESQIKKSLDAFYDAGLQTENVLEGFDDEDLEAVGEIAELDANDAAKMAEEAPVVKLVNYILREAINKRASDIHVEPYEKVLRVRLRIDGSLYEIVKPPMKLKNPMVSRIKIMARLDIAERRLPQDGRIKLKLGKGRDMDFRVSVLPTLFGEKVVMRLLDKSNLQLDMTKLGFEEKPLRNFKEAIHKPFGMVLVTGPTGSGKTTTLYSALSELNSPDVNVSTAEDPVEFNLHGINQVQMHEEIGLTFASSLRSFLRQDPDIIMVGEIRDFETAEIAVKAALTGHLVLSTLHTNDAPQTINRLLNMGVEPFLVASSVNAIVAQRLARRICSQCKMEIDPPAEALRDLGVKMEDIGTFPIYQGTGCAMCANTGFKGRVALYEVMPITDELKELILAGASALELKREAIRLGMDTLRMAGVNKLKEGVTTINEVARVTMPD
- a CDS encoding DUF362 domain-containing protein, with the translated sequence MPSTVYFTDLTASWKKSVPAKVTELFEMLDPSHIFQTKELIAVKLHFGESGNTAHIRPQYVRKVIDRLKELGTKPFLTDTNTLYVGSRTEAYSHLVTAFENGFNREVTGAPAIIADGLRGNNQVVVRADGHHFQEYHIAADICHADGLVVLTHFKGHELSSFGGAIKNIGMGCASREGKLSQHSNISPKVAPKKCIGCEECVDWCRGGAISIRREGPQKKAFINPESCVGCAECILTCAQGAIQVQWNESIPVFMEKMVEYAAAVLKEKRDKSVFVTFITDVSPLCDCTPFSDRPIVPGLGILASRDPVAIDQAAVDLINAAPGNPISNLQGAFQPGEDKFKSLFPDIEWSHQLEYAEQMGLGTRDYEMKTVG
- the purF gene encoding amidophosphoribosyltransferase, which translates into the protein MDDLSSKREACGIFGVYGAENPADLIYLGLYALQHRGQESAGIVVSDGTSVVAHKGMGLAPDVFKNGLPANMKGHLGIGHVRYSTTGSSMLKNAQPFLVEQIDRAFALGHNGNIVNISELRRKLEARGAIFQTSTDSELIAHLVLHKKGSLEERLIKAFDELKGAWSLVMLTPDAILAARDPFGFRPLCIGRKGDAIIFASETCALDIIDAEYIRDVEPGELVIADHNGIRSIQGPRRSHSAMCIFEYIYFSRPDSMIFEHGVYQVRKQLGLQLALEAPVEGADVVVPMPASGNYAALGFSQGSGVPFEYGVIRNHYVGRTFIQPSSAIRNLGVRLKLNPVREILQDRKIVVIDDSIVRGTTSKLRTRALREAGAREIHMRISCPPIKFPCFYGVDFSSKGELIACSKTVEQICDFIGADSLAYLSLEGMFRAMPLPAKDFCSACFTGKYPVKVVDEYTKTCLECRTSECLHWP